In Ciconia boyciana chromosome 1, ASM3463844v1, whole genome shotgun sequence, the genomic stretch CCTTGCTCTAGCTAGCCTTTGTCACCACTGCTGCACAATGACCAGGAACCAACACAGCCCTACTTCACAGCAGTGATCCTCAAACCGATACAAGTGCCACATGGTATACAGCCAGCTTGTAGTCTTCCTGCTAGTAGGTATaacttttttaatgctaaatttCATCTGCAACGATGTCATACATTAACCAAATTTGGTTCAGATCCTTTAAATTGAACCTTTTGTCTTGAACCCTGTCCTTGAGGCATCAGCTTCATCTACCCACAGCTCAAGTAATATCAAAATCTttacacagaaagcaaagcagcactggGAGAGACACACCCCCCCAAATGATTTAGTGAGCAGGTGGACATGGCAGACAAATTCAAGGCCCAAAGATTCCTGAGAAATGAGTCAGTTGTTCTAGTTTTAATAATCACGTCTTGCAATTTGCCCACTTCATATGCGCAGCTCAGAAATTCCTCAGTCATGCCAGGAACCTTCTTTAAATATAAGTGCAGTGTTTGCTTCCCTCAAATCATTCAATAAAGTGACTGGTTTTACTTTGAAATTCTGTATTATATCTAGTGACTTATCCACTTCATCCCTTCTTCCAGCACCTCGAGGCCTAAAATCTCAGTTTTCTACCAGAAAATTGCAGACAATCTCAGCAAGCAATCTCCTCAGTGTTTTCTGCCAGGGAGTCTTGATGAAAATAAACCATATAGCTTTTCAAAGCCTTTATCatctttaattactttttaagagGTAGTGACTCAGGACACCTATCCAGTCTTCGCAAGCTGTAGCACTGTGTGATGCATGGGACTAAGCCATACATACTTTCTTCACTTGCGTCTCTAGAAGTAAATGTTCCCTGAAGCAATTGTTTATGGTATTAGGAAACTGCTTCTCCTATCTTAGTTTCACTTCGATGTTcaatcagtttcttttttggcaGCTGAAGGTGTGAATCATGTAATTGTGCTGTTTTTAAACCAGTGTTTGATTAGGCCcatcagagaggagaaagaggcatCACCTCCCCGTCACCCAGAGCAAACCCGTTGCTTTCCCCACTGACCTCCGGGGGTCCCGGAACACACAGAATACAGGCTTGCCTAACACTGCCAGAAGAGAATACCGCTTTCCGGTaggaggctgggagggaagaaCCCAACGCACTGAACATTGCCAactcctctgctctctgcagaggaaTTACTGGTCAGTGGCTACTCCCTTCGCACTATCTGAGCAGACAGCATAGAAGGAACTATCCCAAAGAAGTGATTTAGTCTCTGTAGCTCTCTGAAATCTGTTCCTCTTCAGCTCTCTGAAATCTGTTCCTCTCCTGATCTGAGAAGATTGAACTGAATGGGCTAGCATGAAAATTATGCTGCTTTGAAGGGGacagcctcctcccctcctcccactGACTGGAGGTGccagcctctgcagcagctctgtcccAGTCTCCTAGCTGGCTGATCCCTTACCAGATAGAGGTTCTTGAGCTTGGGAAGATTGAGCCCTGCTGCGCTCTCTAGCATGTTTCCTCGCAGCTCCAGGATTTGCAGGCTGAACAACTGGCCGTGACTCAGGCCCAGCGCTGTCCGGATTTTATTTCCTGAGtgccagaggaggaagaaacaacaAGAGAGTTAATCCCACCCAAAGAGAGCGTCCTATGTGCACAAGAATGAAGAGAGGTGGTCTGTATCACCTTTCAGGCTGAGGTTGGCTAAGCAGGGGTGAGTAATGCCCTCCATATCCTTGATGCGGTTGCGAGCAAAGCTGATGATCTGGAGGTAGGGCAGCTCCTGCATGCAGGCACTGGTAAGCAGATTCCCATCCACCTTCAGCCAAAGCAGGTGGGTTAGGCTGCTCAGTGGAGACAAATCTTGCAACTTGTTCTCTGACAAATCCACATACCGCAGGTGAATGAAGCATTCAAGGAGGCTGATGTCTGTCAAGTCCCTGTGGGAGGGAGGATGTGAATAAAACATGTCTCATATTTCCCCCTGCTACCAGCTTTCAGTTTGCTCCTCACCACTGCTGGAGGGAGGGCATCCTCCTCTCTCACTTCCCTGCTGTCCTAGGAAGCCttgctggagaggaggaggaaaaaggcaggTGATAGAGACAGGCCGAATGGTCTGTAAACAATACCGAATAAGATTGGACCTGCTTTCCTGGCACAGGGAGTACTTATTCCTATTGAACTGTAGCTGTCAGGAGAGGGCAGAACCAGAGCAGAAAAGAGGATAAGTTTGTGGGGTGGGTCTGTTAGAGAGTAGTGGCAATACCAAGGACTGTGTGGAAGGACTTTGCTAGTGGGAAAAAGCTGGCTGAGATACCTATGAGGCTGCTGAAAGACACAGTCTTACTGAGGCCTGTTAGTTAGGTCTAGGGTTATGGGGGTGTTCTGATGAGGCTGAGGCTCCAAACTGTCACCAGGCCATTGTGGCACTGTACTTACAAGTGCATGCCTTAAAGGTTAGCCAGTTAACAGCAGAGATGCTTAATGGATATTTCTCAAAGTGACTGTGCGAGGTCACCCTGTTCAGGTCCCCCTAGGAGACCACAGTCCAGGGGGATGGACAGGCTCCCCTCAATCTAGGGGGACACAGTGCGTCTGGCTACGGTGCAGGCAGTCTCCAGCTCAGGGCTGAGGATGGACAAGCTATGCTGAGGCACAGACTGGAAGCCAGACAGCTGGAGAACATGGCCTGGAAACGCTCCTGCCCCACACGGCCAGTCACCAGCAGCCTTATGGTGCAGCTGCTTCGTGGCTACATAGatgcctggggaggaggaggcctTCTCCTGGGGCAGGTGCTGCACACTCACTTGTATTTGGCTTCAAATTTCACATAGGCGTGGGCCAGGCCATTGCCGGTCTtacagaggagagagaggcCCTCCTGCAGGACCTCCGCCGTCAGGGGACACGGTGCCAGCACctgggagagaagcagagagcaCAACGCCAGCGCTGACCTAACCACAGCCAGAGGGTGATGAGGCCCCCTCCCTCAcctgttcttcctcctgctccgACAtcgcctcctcctcttcttcctctccctcctcctgaaGGCTATACTCGTCCCCCTCCAGCTCCTCGCACTCCATCCTCACAGGCCCCGCTTCCCACCCCGCTGAGGGAGCTCCGTGaggcccggcggcggccgccccctgGGCTGCGCGagccgcggccccgctgccaTGGAAACCGGGGAGGCGGGGCCCTGCGACACTGCCATAGTAACCGCGCTGAGTGACAGCGCCGGGGCGGGGTGGGGACTTGTTGCTTCCTGCGCCGGCGCTGACCGCGCGGGGCACCCTCGGCCTCAGCCACACGGGCCTCATCCTCAGGGCTTTCCTAGAGACACCCCCTTCTCTCCCTAGCGTTATCCTTGCTCTCCTAATCCGGACCTTTTTGCTGCCTCAGACAGGGCACATGTGAAACCCAAAATCTCATCAGCTCTGAGTaaaaccccccccccaaaagagaCTTCTTGTATTTCAGGCACTGTTCCTGTTAGTGCATCCCACAGCTAACGCTCCATTTCCTGCAGCAACGCGGGCACTGCTGATTTGCCATTCATCGGCCATCCAAGCGtcctgtggtttcttttttcatcatCCTGCTGGCAATACTCTTTCCAGCTGACCGCTTGTGTTAGTTTGCTGCTCCAACTGCAATAGCTTGTCATTTTTTGGTACTAAAGTTCACGTGGAAATCTCAGAGCATGTCTCTCCTTCATCAGGAGGACTTTGTGATCTTACTCTACCTTCCCAAGTGCTCCCGGCCCTTCCTAGCTGGGTAACATCCACAATTATTAGGAGTGTATCCAGAGAACTGAAGGATCATTTCGGTGGGAAGGGACCACTGGAGGTTGTCCTGTGCACCCCCCACCTCAAAATGGGGCCAGCTTCAAAGTTAGGCCAGGCTGCACAGGGTGGTGGTCACTCAGGTGTTGAATATCTCTGAGGAAAGACATTCCCTCTGGTAACTGTTTAATTAACATGTTGAGCAGAATTTGGCTTGGGCTGTTTGTGAAACCTCCCACAACGTGATCTCCCAGATGCCAGGAAGCAGCTTTCGGGGTATGGTGTCCTGACCCACTGCAGGTGATGCTGCTTTGgccctctcctccaggctggggagctggggagggctgaGGCTGCCAGTGCCCACTAGACGCCATCGGTGCCTGCCTGGCTTTggcatgggcaggcaggtgggtgGCTGTGCCCCCATCGGCTGCCAAGCAGAGCTGGGTGTTTACTGGCCAGGAACGCTGCTTGGAGCTGACAGCTGCCAGTGTTTTGTGGTTAGTACCAAAGTCCAAGGCCttgctccctttccctccagtGCCCTTTGCTCCTTTGTAGCCCCCAGGCAATGTCAGCGTTAGATAAGCTGGTCCAAGCTGAGATGGACACACAACCGTCAGACATGAGTCTCACGCTCTTGCTGCACGTGTGCCAGCCGTCACCCACTCCTGCAAAGCACCCCTCTGTGCTCAGGGCTGCACAgcaagctgcagcctgtgtctGCTGCCTCGTCTGCTGCCTCGTCCCGCTTGACTCCGTGGTGCAAACCTCTTCTCCTGTGCTACACTCACCCTATCTGAATTAACTCCCTGCTCATTAACCTGCATATGGATGAGGTTTTCCACTATATcccctgcaaaaaaaaccctctacaCATCAAGCACTCCAGCCCCCCTTGCCTTTGCTTTCCAAGGAGCTCTTCAGCAAAATGGTGCTGGAGGAAAAGCAACaatatgcttttcttcttccatcccTCATCCTTTCATGCTGAAGAACGGACTGGTAGAAGTTGCATATGCCTCTATGCACATGTTTTATATAGTCTTACAACAGGAACACACAGCTCAATTGCATTGTCCAAATGATCAAAGAACTTacaagaaacaagagaaattaTGCAAGGAAACCCAAATCTTTAAGAGACAAATTTTATTTAggttatatataaaaaaaaagatcccaAACCTAACTACGCTGATCATTAAGGAAGTTATGTGACAAAAGCTCGTCTGCACACCCACAAAGGCACACAGAGAGATGGTACCCTGCTGAGCTGCTCCCAGGCCCATCCCAGGAGCCATCAGCCCACCAAAGTCCCGGCTCCACAGGCCCAGAGGGGCACAATGGCAGGCGGAAACCCAAATTAAGGACTCGGAGGAGGGGACATGCTGTCCGGGGCCCTCCCAGAGCTGTCCCAGGGGAGTCTCAGCCCCAGAGCACCTTTAGGGCTGGGGGGGAGTCGCTGCATGCAGGAGTGTGGGACACCCgatgggatgcaggggaagagcgttGGGGGATTGCACAGGACTCATTAGGGGATGTTtaggggaggaaccaaaggtgggAAAGGGAGCGGTTTAGGTGATTTGTGGAGGAACGAGTGTGGGAAACCAGAGGGATACGGGAATAAAAAGGGCTGGTTGCGTGTAAATGGTTTGTGATGGTTTGGCCATGCCCTGCGCCTGATCAGCGCAGCCTGTCCCGTGTTCTCATTGAACTCCTTTCTCACTTTGCTCTCAGTGAGGGACTCTCATTAGCACATGCagggggtgtgtgggggtgctgggtgccagcagctgggctgggactCAGGGCCCGTGTAACCGTGGGCAAGCGCGTGTGCAGCAGCAAGggtgcagccagcagcaaggGGGCCTGGAGGCCGGGAGGGGGCTGTGAGGGAGGAGCTGGCTGCCAGGGGAgtcctggcagctgctgggggccCTGAGGGTGAGACCACCATGGGGGAGTTGGCTACTGGGGGACCAGGGGGACTGGAGAGACTGGGATCGAGGGGCAGCTACTGGGTAGActgtctgagcccagctgctggagggagccACGCTATACATaggtgtgtgtatgtatatatatatgctcaATAGTACACCTCCatcctgctcagccagagagAGGGGTGGGATGAGGCCACTGGCACTGCCTGTGTTCGTGAATGCTCTGTATAGCTGACTGTGTAATCTGTGTGGCTGTCCATGTATATATGTGGTGTATAGGGGTGTTTGTGTGTGGGTGCCAACTGAGAATACAAGCTTGGCCTAGCTACTGGTTGAGGCTGAGGACGTGGAGCCGCAGCAGCCTCTCTCGGGCTGCTGCATCTGGCACAATCCATTTTTCCCAACAGCAACCTGTTTAAGATCCAACCACTACAATCTGCAGTGACGATCTGGCAGTATTTTCACTCCACAGAGCTGTGGTCCTGccagaaagcagacaaaaagaagaaaaacaagatctGGCATTCCTGctgatgcagaaataaatttccatGAGTTGATTCCTTATTAAACAAATGCTTTCGTGCCTCTGTATTCTCCTCAAAGCAGCAAGATCAATGCTCAGCtcccatctgttttttttcctatgtagGTCACTCTGATGGGCTCTTGCCTAGCTCTGTGGACAAGGCTGTGCAGGAGCAGGAACTGACAGtggagctgcagcccatggcCGATCCCTGTGAGTGATCCTAGCTACCCACTCCCAGCAGCCTCAGGCAGGGTCCGTGTCCTTACTGAGTCACCACTGCTCTGGTCATGCTGACCCCAGTGCGCTGAGGCACCAAACTATGGTCACACCCCAGAAGCCTCTCAGCAACACTTACTCTGGTTGTTGAAACCACAgagttttcaggatttttttttttgcctttaaaacatCCTCCTCTCCGCACACCGAGAGCCAGTAGCTATCATCTCTGTGCTGCAGTCAGGGTCTTCCTTCTCATGCCATCTCGCATCCTTCCCTGTTTGACGGGCTTGCTTCCATCACGAGAGGTTCCCAGCAGTCACGCTCCTACGCCTGGGGCCCACTACCCTATGCTTCGTAACAGCACTTTGCCCCACCGTTGCGCACGGCCTGTTTCAGCGCCATTTTAGCGCGGGCTGGCCCAGCGCTGCCGGCCCACGCCACCCACCCCGAGGCTCTGGCGGCGGAGGGCTCCGCGGCCGCCCGGGGGCGCGCCAGCACCGCCCACCGCACCGGCAGCTGCCCAGCGCCGGCCCTCCCAAAAGTCTCCTGCCGTGGAAGGGGCAGGGCGGGGGCTGGGGAACAGACTTCTGCTCCCAGCCGGGAAGGAGATGCCCCCTGAAGGGCCGGGGGCTCTTCTCTCCCCGTCCCTTCcagctgggagggaaggaacGCCATCAGCAGCACTTCAGCAGAGTAGAAGGACCAGCAGCGTTAGTGTGTTTCCCGAGATTTTCTCCATCTTGGTCCCTCACCTCCTGCCTTCCATCCCTCAGGTGATGCTGGCAGGGCAATACAGTGACAGCCAGAGTACCAGGGGAGGAACATGCCACAGCTTCAAAAACTACTGCAGACCAGAAACATGAAATGGAAGAGGATCTCTCAGGCGTGCATTAACAGATTGAGTGCCCCTTCGTGTGTTTGCTCCATACCAGAGCACTGCCTGTAGGCTCCTCCCAAGGACATACTGCCTCGCAGCTAAGCTCCTCCTTGTgaggcatttcatttttcattaccCTTAGTATCTCCTGGCtggtgcagcagctgggaaataaAATCTAGTCTTGCCTTCTCACCCATCAGCACACAGCTGCAAGCAGGCAGCAAGCACAGCCTCAGCACATGGCCTAAAAACCTTCCCTGCATAAAGAGGGAACTGCTCTGCTCCACATTTAATGAGCAGCAAAGTCAATTATCAGTCCTCACTGACAGAGTAGGGATGAGTGCATTACCAAGCCTGCCTGGAAAGATCAGCTCACTAGTGGGACAGCCAGGTGCTCCAGCAGCTACTGGAATGGAGACACACATGGAAGAGGTGCATGCAAGTCACCATGGGCCCAAAGAAGAGCTGTAACATGACAGAAGCAAGATGCCCAGGGCATGCTGCAGGTGAAACCTGTTATAGCAAGATGCAGGTTGAACCTGTGCAATGCCTACTGGGGCAATGGTGGGCCCTCAAAGAAGAGCCCACAAAACCTACACTACCCTCTCTGCAACCAGCTACCTCCAGAAGTAGTAAATTCTGTGCACTGGTTGTCCCCAGCTGCTTCCGAGTAAGATCCAGGACacaactttgctttttcttttaatttattgttcAGTACAGGACACAGGTGAGGTAAGACATCTCACAAGGGTCTAAGCTGACAGGCTCCTTGCTAATGGAGCTGAAGGATGCAAGACTGtagttcctttttccttcccccagcaccagcggccctccctccctgcaatGCTGCAGAGAAAGGGGGAGGCACTGGCCATGTTGACTGTGGGCTCTTACAGGTCAAAAGGCAACCAAGGACTCAGCCAATTCAGAGAGGAGGCTGTCAAGACTCTGCCGAGCCAGGCTCCAACTAACAGGACTCCAACATGGTGGTGGGGGTTAGCAGCACAGCTAGAACAATGACTGTGGAGGGGGAAAGCCTCAGAGGAGGCATCTGTACTGAGACACGTGCAGTGAAAGGTCCCTTCTTTCTTACGTTTCTTGCTCTTAACCACAAGGGACTGCTCCTCACAGGCTGCTTCAGTGTTTGGCATTGATAATATCCACAAACTCTGGCTTGAGAGAAGCACCACCAACAAGGAAGCCATCCACATCATGCTGGGAGGCCAGCTCCTTACAGTTGCTGCCAGTGACCGAACCTAAGGAGGGAGCAGTATTTTAAGGTCAGATGTGGCCAGCTCTAGAAAATGGGGCCAGGGCACAAAGGTAAGACTAGCCATGTCTTACTCTGCAGACAGTAAAACTGTCTCCCATTTACTGAAACAAGCTAGTAGGTGGTTCTTCATGCTCTGACAACCTCGAGTTTCCTCATCAGAGCATGGTGCACAGCTGCCGCAACAGGCAGAGAAACCAAGTGCTTCCTGCACCAGAAAGTAGCTTCAGATTCATTTACCTCCATAGATGATCCTAGTTGACTGAGCAACAGCATCAGACACATGGCTTTTCAGCCACCCCCTCAGCTTCTCATGAACTTCCTGAGCCtgcaacagaacagaaagaatcCCACTGAAGACTGAGCAATACACAGTGTGCATACAATTCCCTTCCAAAGAGAAGGGAGAATCTCCAAGAGAATCTTTAGAGATCCTCTAAATCTTTAGTCTTTGGAGAGAATCTTCAAGAAGATCTCTTGAGTGGGAAGGGTCAGTTGGCCATTTAGTCAgccacttttcccctgctcGTACCTGTTGGGGAGTTGCGGTTTTACCAGTTCCAATAGCCCAAACTGGCTCATAAGCAAGAACCACTTTACTCCAGTCCTTCACGTTatctggggaggagggagaagattTAAGTAAGCACAGTACCCCATCCTGGGAAGGCTAGAGCCAGAAAGCATTCTGGAACATGCAGACCTTTTATTAACATGATCATTACTGTGTGTGAACATATGCAGCAACATATTTGCAGCAGCGTATCTGCAAGCCTTACAAGGAAAGCCAGGATGGCCATTATGGCCTTCCAGTTAAGGCCAGAATGGCCATTTCCCAAATgtccaaaatagaaaaaagcacCCATTTTCTGCCCTTACCAGCAATGGCCTTGGTCTGTTCAAAAACCACCTTCTCTGTTATGCCAGCTTCTCTCTCATCCAGCTTCTCTCCAATGCAGGCAATGACTCCAAGGCCCTCAGCTAGAGCATGAGCCACCTTCTGCCCAATCAACTggcaatggaaaagaaacaaggtaACCGATAGTCAGACCTGCTCCTGTAGTCATATTTTAACTGCTCACCCCTCCACAGCCTTTGCAGGCACATCTGAGCTGGACCATCTCTCCATCCCAGGGTCACTCACCTCATCAGACTCTCCAAAAACATGCCTTCGCTCAGAGTGGCCCAGGATCACCCATGTGGCTCCAATATCTTTGATCAttgctgggctggggagaaaCAATGTGACTCACACCTCTGGAGGAAATTCACATCCCAGAGGCAGCTGGCTTTACTCTCCTCTGTGGGCTCACCTGATCTCTCCTGTGAAAGCACCCTTTGGTACCTTGTAACAGTTTTGTGCTGCAACTCCAATCTTTGCATCAAGCTTCTGACGGGCAAAGTCAAGGTAGATGGAGGGGGCTCCACAAACCACCTCTGGAAGGCAAAGAAGGTGGTTACCCTTGAGACAGGCGAAGGGCAGAAACTGTACCCAGCCACCGACCCCAAATCCCAGCCCCAAAAAGTCatccttctttcccctcccctgctcctggGAAGGCTCAGGCTGCCCACCTTCACTGACATTTGGGGGACCCTCTGCAGCAGGAATATCCTTGCTATCTGATGACTCAACAGCAGGGAGGAAGCCCTTTCCAGTGGGCAGACAGGCAATATCAGGCCGGAGGCCAGGCCCCTCGGCTGGTTCACACGGGTCCCTTGGAAAGGGCCATGCTGAGACACCAGCCGAGAATCCCGCCCTGCTGCCCAGGCCTGGCTGAACCGGCGGGAGAGGACAGCATCGGGTTACGCCTGGGGTTGTAACCGGGTAcggaggggaggcaggggcacGGTCTCGcagcctgccctggcagcgCAGCTCCGAGTGACCTCGGCTGAAACAGGGAGCTCCGCAGCCCCCGCTCCCGGCCCAGGAGCCCATGGGGCGGGGTAGGGGCAAGGCCGAGGGAGAGGCGCAGGGCCCGGAGGTCTAGGCAGTAGGGACACCGGGCCACCCGCTCCTGCCGGCAGAAGCGGGGGAGGCctccccccggggccggggccccgccgcccgggggTGCAACCGGAGGCAACCTCAGGGAGCCGCACGTGTCCGCCGGGTCCGCGGCCCCGGATCCGGTTTCGCGGGTATATTTAGCCCCACCGCCGGGTTATATTTAGGCTTCCACCGCCCTCCGACATTTGCCGCTCCCCCGCCTGGGcccgggccgcggccccgccgggccgtGAGGCGCCGCGCGGGACGTGCGCTACGTGCCGCTGCGCCCTCACCAGTGTCAGCAGAGAGCTTGGCACCGTTCAGCGTGTGGATGAGCTCGCCCAGGCTCTTCTTGTCGCCGTTCATCTTCCAGTTGCCCCCCACGAAG encodes the following:
- the TPI1 gene encoding triosephosphate isomerase; protein product: MAPRKFFVGGNWKMNGDKKSLGELIHTLNGAKLSADTEVVCGAPSIYLDFARQKLDAKIGVAAQNCYKVPKGAFTGEISPAMIKDIGATWVILGHSERRHVFGESDELIGQKVAHALAEGLGVIACIGEKLDEREAGITEKVVFEQTKAIADNVKDWSKVVLAYEPVWAIGTGKTATPQQAQEVHEKLRGWLKSHVSDAVAQSTRIIYGGSVTGSNCKELASQHDVDGFLVGGASLKPEFVDIINAKH
- the LRRC23 gene encoding leucine-rich repeat-containing protein 23 is translated as MECEELEGDEYSLQEEGEEEEEEAMSEQEEEQVLAPCPLTAEVLQEGLSLLCKTGNGLAHAYVKFEAKYKDLTDISLLECFIHLRYVDLSENKLQDLSPLSSLTHLLWLKVDGNLLTSACMQELPYLQIISFARNRIKDMEGITHPCLANLSLKGNKIRTALGLSHGQLFSLQILELRGNMLESAAGLNLPKLKNLYLAQNAIRSLEGLEGLGQLTTLHLRDNQLETLDGFCSSMKCLQYLNLRNNGISSLQEVAKLQVLPMLQALVLLDNPCSDEPNYRLEVLVLLPHLQRLDKELFEQDERAEANKICQKRQEEEKEMEGSLQGDVNE